The Candidatus Accumulibacter similis genome has a segment encoding these proteins:
- a CDS encoding efflux RND transporter permease subunit: MIGPNLSEWALKKRSLVVFLMILAVVAGVMSFFKLGRGEDPAFTVRTMVVAAAWPGATAEETMKQVTERLERTLQETDYLDRLRSYTVAGQTTIFVDLKTSTPPAKVPDIWYQVRKNIGDMRHTLPQGVLGPFLNDDFGDTFGIIYAFTADGFSFRELRDHVEEARSRLLQVPDVSKIEVLGAQDEQIYIEFSTERLAGLRLNLNQIIATLQAQNLVRPAGTMQGEQERVFLRVTGAFDNERDIEAVNIVAGERIFRLGDIAKVRRGFTDPPQPMFRVNGKPAIGLAIAMRDAGDILALGDNLRKVIAEIVANLPVGIETTLVADQAVTVDHAISDFMTSLWQAIVIILACSFVSLGVRPGTVVALAIPLTMAIVFAVMDVAHIDLHRISLGALIIALGMLVDDAMTTVDAMLRRLGAGDSPDHAATFAYRTLAAPMLIGTLVTIASFVPIGFARSSAGEYTFSIFSVVAISLLVSWLVAVIFAPLIGKALLKPPQKQETEPKPGKLLQIYSGFVQGAIRMKWLTIGVTLAAFVAAVVLSSQVSRQFFPSSDRPELTVNLTLRQNASIFATEQDVKRLEEFLRIDPDVDHFSSYVGRGAIRFILTLDVQLANPFFGQFVVVAKNLEARERLHDKLEKMLAEQFPDVVARVSPLELGPPVGWPLQYRVSGPDKDEVRRLAMELANVVGSDTRARHVHFDWMEPARQLRVKINQDQARQLGVSSAAIAGVLNAAISGTPVTQVRDDIYLVNTVVRASDGERASFETLASLQVPTPSGRMVPLQQFATFVEEQEFPLVWRRNRVPTLTVRADVIRGVLPDSVVEALAPKIAEFNAGLPKPYKVETGGLFEESQVSQASVFAVVPLMIVLMLLAMMVMLVSFRRLAMVVAIMPLGLIGVVTSLLVFNRPLGFVAILGILALIGMIAKNAVILIVSIEEERAAGRGVRDAVLSCATNRFRPMMLAAMSTVLGLLPIAPTVFWGPMAFAIMGGLLVATVLTLVVLPTLYMTVFGNETTPTAEAVEQSS; this comes from the coding sequence GTGATCGGACCGAACCTGTCGGAATGGGCGCTGAAGAAGCGCTCGCTGGTCGTCTTCCTGATGATCCTGGCCGTGGTGGCCGGCGTCATGTCCTTCTTCAAGCTGGGACGCGGCGAGGACCCGGCCTTCACCGTGCGCACCATGGTCGTCGCTGCCGCCTGGCCCGGCGCCACCGCGGAAGAGACCATGAAGCAGGTGACCGAGCGGCTCGAGCGCACGCTGCAGGAGACCGACTACCTCGACCGCCTCCGCAGCTACACCGTCGCCGGGCAGACGACGATCTTCGTCGACCTGAAGACGTCGACACCGCCGGCCAAGGTGCCCGATATCTGGTACCAGGTGCGCAAGAACATCGGCGACATGCGCCACACGCTGCCGCAGGGGGTACTCGGGCCGTTCCTCAACGACGACTTCGGCGACACCTTCGGCATCATCTACGCGTTCACCGCCGACGGCTTCAGCTTCCGCGAACTGCGCGACCATGTCGAGGAAGCGCGCTCGCGGCTGCTGCAGGTGCCCGACGTGTCGAAGATCGAGGTGCTCGGCGCGCAGGACGAGCAGATCTACATCGAGTTCTCCACGGAGCGGCTTGCCGGCCTGCGCCTGAACCTGAACCAGATCATCGCCACGCTGCAGGCGCAGAACCTGGTGCGTCCGGCCGGCACGATGCAGGGCGAGCAGGAGCGGGTATTCCTGCGCGTGACCGGTGCCTTCGACAACGAGCGCGACATCGAGGCGGTGAACATCGTCGCCGGCGAGCGCATCTTCCGCCTCGGCGACATTGCCAAGGTGCGCCGCGGCTTCACCGATCCGCCGCAGCCGATGTTCCGCGTCAACGGCAAGCCGGCCATCGGCCTGGCGATCGCCATGCGCGATGCCGGCGACATCCTCGCCCTCGGCGACAACCTGCGCAAGGTGATTGCCGAGATCGTCGCCAACCTGCCGGTCGGCATCGAGACGACGCTGGTCGCCGACCAGGCGGTCACCGTCGACCACGCGATCAGCGACTTCATGACCTCGCTGTGGCAGGCGATCGTCATCATCCTGGCGTGCAGCTTCGTCAGCCTGGGAGTGCGCCCGGGCACGGTGGTGGCGCTGGCCATTCCGCTGACGATGGCGATCGTGTTCGCGGTCATGGACGTGGCGCACATCGACCTGCATCGCATCTCGCTGGGCGCCCTGATCATCGCGCTCGGGATGCTGGTCGACGATGCGATGACCACGGTGGACGCGATGCTGCGCCGGCTGGGTGCCGGCGACAGCCCGGACCACGCCGCGACCTTCGCCTACCGCACTCTGGCCGCGCCGATGCTGATCGGCACGCTGGTCACCATCGCCAGCTTCGTGCCGATCGGCTTCGCCAGGAGCTCGGCCGGCGAGTACACGTTCTCGATCTTCTCGGTGGTGGCCATCTCGCTTCTCGTCAGCTGGCTGGTGGCGGTGATCTTCGCGCCGCTGATCGGCAAGGCGCTGTTGAAACCGCCGCAGAAGCAGGAGACCGAGCCCAAGCCGGGCAAGCTGCTGCAGATCTACAGCGGCTTCGTGCAGGGCGCGATCCGCATGAAGTGGCTGACCATCGGCGTCACGCTCGCCGCGTTCGTTGCCGCGGTGGTCCTGTCGAGCCAGGTGTCAAGGCAGTTCTTCCCGTCCAGCGATCGCCCCGAGCTGACGGTCAATCTGACGCTGCGCCAGAACGCATCGATCTTCGCAACGGAACAGGATGTCAAGCGGCTGGAAGAATTCCTGAGGATCGACCCTGACGTCGATCACTTCAGCAGCTACGTCGGCCGCGGCGCGATCCGCTTCATCCTGACGCTGGACGTGCAGCTGGCCAACCCCTTCTTCGGCCAGTTCGTCGTCGTGGCCAAGAACCTCGAGGCGCGCGAGCGGCTGCACGACAAGCTGGAGAAGATGCTGGCCGAGCAGTTCCCCGACGTTGTCGCGCGGGTCTCGCCGCTGGAGCTGGGGCCGCCGGTCGGCTGGCCGCTGCAGTACCGCGTCTCCGGCCCGGACAAGGACGAGGTGCGGCGCCTGGCGATGGAGCTGGCCAACGTGGTCGGCAGCGACACGCGCGCGCGGCACGTGCACTTCGACTGGATGGAGCCGGCGCGCCAGCTGCGCGTCAAGATCAACCAGGACCAGGCGCGGCAACTCGGCGTCAGTTCGGCGGCGATCGCCGGCGTGCTCAACGCTGCCATCTCCGGCACGCCGGTGACGCAGGTGCGCGATGACATCTATCTGGTCAACACCGTGGTTCGCGCCAGCGACGGCGAGCGCGCCTCTTTCGAGACGCTGGCGTCGCTGCAGGTGCCCACGCCGAGCGGGCGCATGGTTCCGCTGCAGCAATTCGCGACCTTCGTCGAGGAGCAGGAGTTCCCGCTGGTGTGGCGCCGCAACCGCGTGCCGACGCTGACGGTGCGCGCCGACGTCATCCGTGGCGTTCTGCCCGACAGCGTGGTGGAGGCTCTGGCGCCAAAGATCGCCGAGTTCAACGCCGGGCTGCCCAAGCCCTACAAGGTCGAGACCGGCGGCCTGTTCGAGGAGAGCCAGGTCTCGCAGGCCTCGGTGTTCGCCGTGGTGCCGCTGATGATCGTCCTGATGCTGCTGGCGATGATGGTCATGCTGGTCAGCTTCCGCCGCCTGGCGATGGTGGTGGCGATCATGCCGCTGGGGCTGATCGGCGTGGTGACATCGCTGCTGGTGTTCAACCGGCCGCTGGGCTTCGTCGCGATTCTCGGCATTCTGGCGCTGATCGGCATGATCGCCAAGAACGCGGTGATCCTGATCGTCAGCATCGAAGAGGAGCGCGCCGCCGGCCGCGGCGTGCGCGATGCGGTGCTGAGTTGCGCCACGAATCGCTTCCGGCCGATGATGCTGGCCGCGATGTCTACCGTACTCGGCCTGCTGCCGATCGCGCCCACCGTGTTCTGGGGCCCGATGGCCTTTGCCATCATGGGCGGCCTGCTGGTGGCGACGGTGCTGACGCTGGTCGTGCTGCCGACGCTGTACATGACCGTGTTCGGCAACGAGACGACGCCGACGGCCGAGGCCGTGGAGCAGTCCTCATGA
- a CDS encoding efflux RND transporter periplasmic adaptor subunit, which translates to MQRTAFLSGTNALLTLAALTLLAACQRADEASAPEIRPVRAITIESRAANGMVSLTGVVQAQTEINESFRIDGRLVERTVDIGDSVKPGQLIARLDPQNEESSLQAARAQLAAARAQLVEARSNHARMRELVAEDAVSRASFDQAVAVLKTTESQVEAVQSQVSLAENRLSYTRLMANVAGVVTARGPEPGEVVSAGRMIVQVAREGARDAVFDVPGRIKDIAPKNPEITVALADDPRVTAAGRVREVAPRADPVTGTFAVRVRLIDPPAAMRLGSTVTGKMQLPEALAIEVPASALVRADGQTAVWVVDPASSAVALRSVELGATNAKAVQVTKGLNPGDVVVTAGAQALRPGQKVRLPEARS; encoded by the coding sequence ATCCAGCGAACCGCCTTCCTGTCCGGAACCAACGCCCTGCTGACGCTCGCCGCGTTGACGCTGCTGGCGGCCTGTCAGCGCGCCGACGAAGCGTCGGCGCCGGAGATCCGCCCGGTGCGTGCAATCACCATCGAGAGCCGTGCCGCGAATGGGATGGTCTCGCTGACCGGCGTCGTGCAGGCGCAGACCGAGATCAACGAGTCCTTCCGCATCGACGGCCGACTGGTCGAGCGGACGGTTGACATCGGCGACAGCGTCAAGCCCGGGCAACTGATCGCGCGACTCGATCCGCAGAACGAGGAAAGCAGCCTGCAGGCGGCACGTGCGCAGCTGGCGGCAGCAAGGGCGCAGTTGGTCGAGGCGCGCAGCAATCATGCGCGCATGCGCGAGCTGGTCGCCGAGGACGCCGTCTCGCGCGCCTCGTTCGACCAGGCCGTGGCCGTGCTGAAGACCACCGAGTCGCAGGTCGAGGCGGTCCAGTCACAGGTCAGCCTGGCGGAAAACCGCTTGAGTTACACGCGCCTGATGGCCAACGTGGCTGGCGTCGTGACGGCGCGCGGGCCGGAACCCGGCGAAGTCGTTTCGGCCGGACGGATGATCGTGCAGGTGGCGCGCGAGGGTGCGCGCGACGCCGTGTTCGACGTGCCGGGCCGGATCAAGGACATCGCGCCGAAGAATCCGGAGATCACCGTGGCGCTGGCCGATGACCCGCGGGTGACGGCTGCCGGCCGGGTACGGGAAGTCGCGCCGCGCGCGGATCCGGTGACCGGCACCTTCGCCGTGCGCGTACGCCTGATCGACCCGCCTGCGGCCATGCGCCTGGGCAGCACCGTTACCGGCAAGATGCAACTGCCCGAGGCGCTGGCCATCGAGGTGCCGGCTTCGGCGCTGGTGCGCGCCGACGGCCAGACCGCGGTCTGGGTGGTCGACCCGGCTTCGAGCGCCGTCGCGCTGCGCAGCGTCGAACTGGGCGCCACCAACGCCAAGGCCGTGCAGGTGACCAAGGGGCTGAACCCCGGCGACGTCGTCGTCACGGCCGGCGCGCAGGCCCTGCGTCCCGGCCAGAAGGTGCGCCTGCCGGAGGCCCGCTCGTGA
- a CDS encoding DUF2252 domain-containing protein: protein MTETDPSTTSPTTTPVHDLRETVEERKATGKLARKRAPRGALARWDETSRGHDALETIVAQNAIRDPGLLPVRHGRMVASPWNYYRGAAAVMAADLASRPHSGLLVQLCGDAHVLNFGLWATPERNLMFDLRDFDETLPGPFEWDVQRLAASLVVAAREDGLKAATADEAVITAVEAYRDRMARCARMSELSLWYDGTHVDSLISYFTPADRELIAVHIEKESRSRTHLGAFAKLTSMVDGRPRIDEDPPFRFAIDDEEQDALTDQFLAGYRMTLREDRRFLFDRFTPVDVVRQVVGVGSVGMRVYLVLLEGRSGSDPLFLQIKQAGPSAYESCLGRSQHDNHGARVISGKRALQTATGIFVGWGSFRGRDYYVRQFRDMKIILDIKLLAPCLVEFAAACGETLARAHARSGDAVAISAYLGKGSQFATALRDFARLYADQNERDHAQLERAIAAGTVASAPGW, encoded by the coding sequence ATGACGGAGACCGACCCCAGCACGACTTCGCCGACAACGACGCCGGTGCACGACCTGCGGGAGACCGTCGAGGAGCGAAAGGCGACTGGCAAGCTGGCGCGCAAGCGGGCTCCGCGAGGCGCGCTTGCGCGTTGGGACGAGACCTCGCGCGGGCATGACGCCCTCGAAACGATCGTTGCCCAGAACGCGATCCGGGATCCCGGGTTGCTCCCCGTCCGACACGGTCGCATGGTCGCCTCGCCGTGGAACTACTACCGTGGAGCAGCAGCGGTGATGGCCGCCGATCTCGCGTCCCGGCCCCACAGCGGGCTGCTCGTGCAGCTCTGCGGCGACGCCCACGTGCTCAACTTTGGCCTCTGGGCGACGCCCGAGCGGAACCTCATGTTCGACCTTCGCGACTTTGACGAGACGCTGCCCGGGCCTTTCGAGTGGGATGTGCAGCGACTCGCCGCCAGCCTGGTGGTGGCGGCCCGGGAGGACGGTCTCAAGGCGGCGACGGCGGATGAGGCGGTGATCACGGCAGTGGAGGCGTACCGGGACCGCATGGCCCGCTGCGCCAGGATGAGCGAGCTCAGCCTCTGGTACGACGGCACGCACGTCGACAGCCTGATCAGCTACTTCACACCGGCCGACCGCGAACTGATCGCGGTGCACATCGAGAAGGAGTCGAGGAGCCGCACTCACCTTGGCGCGTTCGCCAAGCTCACCTCGATGGTCGATGGCCGGCCACGGATCGACGAGGACCCACCATTCCGCTTTGCCATCGACGACGAAGAGCAGGACGCGCTGACCGACCAGTTCCTCGCTGGCTACCGGATGACCTTGAGGGAGGATCGGCGCTTCCTCTTCGACCGCTTCACGCCGGTTGACGTGGTTCGCCAAGTCGTGGGGGTGGGCAGCGTCGGCATGCGCGTCTATCTGGTCCTCCTCGAGGGCCGCAGCGGCAGCGACCCGCTGTTCCTGCAGATCAAGCAGGCCGGTCCGTCGGCATATGAGTCCTGCCTCGGCCGCAGCCAGCACGACAATCATGGGGCCCGGGTGATCTCCGGCAAGCGGGCGCTGCAAACGGCGACCGGCATCTTCGTCGGCTGGGGCTCGTTCCGGGGCAGGGACTACTATGTGCGGCAGTTCCGTGACATGAAGATCATCCTCGATATCAAACTGCTCGCCCCCTGCCTGGTCGAGTTCGCTGCCGCCTGCGGTGAGACGCTGGCGCGCGCCCACGCCCGCTCGGGCGACGCCGTGGCGATCAGCGCGTACCTCGGCAAGGGCTCGCAGTTCGCTACCGCCCTTCGCGACTTCGCCCGCCTTTACGCCGACCAGAACGAGCGCGACCACGCGCAACTCGAGCGTGCCATCGCCGCGGGTACGGTCGCGAGCGCGCCCGGTTGGTAG
- a CDS encoding mechanosensitive ion channel: protein MRCPFLLFARSHRSTGGRRTFGQSTSHAWLAVGTLLLWLSLVAIPARGQAVTAGADSHPPVDVTPQALAIRPADIPARADADEQDIQAIVHRARVPDAARRYEEALARHSAAVRQLEERSGKRDLAALSVRRLESLQRHWLLYERSVAQTRAELARTINARSEDVSELANRRLVWQATDQTAGLAPALRERVEEMIARIDDAEELLSVPLAGLLALGRSGGALATQIQQGVASLAGMVEEQDRRLMSMDTPPLWLALRNAEAREPLTAGVTRSLDIERAFASSYDAANVRWLPAFAAGALLLLPAMVWLRYRARSLVASGQATEPSMRALSRPWAAWLLLVLIGAVVYDIQGPIFRQQAMMLLAWIPVLALVQRRVLASVGPWAYSSAVFYFLNTMASMLLGDQLLYRSVLLALNLLMLLTLSGRMLRARRRDADEAGPMPVWALTFLGWVACVVLLASAGSNVLGNISLATMLTGALLDSSYAALALYAGSTVVVALLQVLVPRSALARFAGRHSGSLIPLAARLGRTLMVLAWLVYALQSFRVYRPLSTALVTVLTHEFQLGLLSISLGSLGAFSLAIWAAFWLAKTIRLVLYEDLLPALALPRGVDDSISTLTYYGILFIGLLLALAMAGFQVGQLALVFGALGVGIGFGLQDVVKNFVAGLILMFERPIRVGDLVDVAGMSGKVRDIGMRATTITTFDGAEVVVPNGMLLADKLVNWTLSGSSRRIHVAVSTGYSVRPGQTIELLVSIARAVEGIAASPAPIAVLTGLTPGALEFSVRAWTNPGSDWVAVHSTLSVAIRDGLAEAGVEVPLPQRELHLRRASGALVPPPAADRQR from the coding sequence ATGCGATGTCCATTCCTTCTGTTCGCGCGCAGCCACCGGTCGACTGGCGGCCGCCGGACGTTTGGCCAGTCGACGAGCCATGCCTGGCTTGCCGTCGGCACGTTGCTGCTGTGGCTCTCGCTGGTGGCGATACCCGCTCGGGGGCAGGCGGTCACCGCTGGCGCCGACAGCCATCCGCCGGTCGATGTCACACCACAGGCACTGGCCATCAGGCCCGCCGACATACCGGCCCGCGCCGACGCCGACGAACAGGACATCCAGGCCATCGTGCACCGCGCCCGGGTGCCGGATGCCGCCCGGCGCTACGAAGAGGCTTTGGCGCGTCATTCCGCGGCCGTCCGGCAACTCGAGGAGCGGTCCGGCAAGCGAGACTTGGCCGCGCTGTCGGTGCGCCGGCTTGAGAGCCTGCAGCGCCATTGGCTGCTGTACGAGAGATCCGTCGCGCAGACGCGTGCCGAACTGGCGCGCACGATCAACGCCCGGTCCGAGGACGTGTCCGAACTGGCGAACAGACGGCTGGTCTGGCAAGCCACCGACCAAACCGCAGGGCTCGCGCCCGCGCTGCGTGAACGCGTTGAGGAGATGATCGCCCGGATCGACGACGCGGAAGAACTCCTCTCGGTGCCACTTGCCGGATTGCTCGCTCTCGGACGATCCGGTGGCGCGCTGGCAACCCAGATCCAACAGGGAGTCGCCTCGCTTGCGGGAATGGTCGAAGAGCAGGATCGGCGGCTGATGAGCATGGACACGCCACCGCTGTGGCTGGCGTTGCGCAACGCCGAAGCACGCGAGCCGCTGACAGCCGGAGTGACCCGGAGCCTCGACATCGAGCGTGCGTTCGCCAGCAGTTACGACGCCGCCAACGTTCGCTGGCTGCCGGCCTTCGCGGCCGGCGCCCTGCTGCTCCTGCCGGCGATGGTCTGGCTGCGGTATCGCGCCCGCTCGCTGGTGGCCAGCGGGCAAGCCACCGAGCCGTCCATGCGCGCTCTCTCGCGGCCCTGGGCGGCATGGTTGTTGCTCGTCCTGATCGGCGCCGTCGTCTATGACATCCAGGGGCCGATCTTCCGCCAGCAGGCGATGATGCTGCTTGCCTGGATTCCGGTGCTGGCGCTTGTCCAGCGCCGCGTGCTCGCGAGCGTCGGTCCCTGGGCTTATTCCAGCGCGGTGTTCTATTTTCTCAACACCATGGCCTCGATGCTGCTCGGGGATCAGTTGCTTTACCGTAGCGTCCTCCTCGCCCTGAACCTGCTGATGTTGCTGACATTGTCCGGGCGCATGCTGCGCGCGCGGCGCCGCGATGCCGACGAGGCCGGTCCAATGCCCGTCTGGGCGCTGACTTTCCTTGGCTGGGTGGCCTGCGTCGTCCTGCTCGCGTCGGCGGGTTCCAACGTCCTCGGCAACATCTCACTGGCGACGATGCTCACCGGTGCGCTGCTCGACAGCAGTTATGCCGCGCTGGCCCTGTACGCCGGCAGTACGGTAGTGGTGGCCTTGCTTCAGGTACTGGTTCCCCGCTCGGCGCTGGCGCGTTTCGCCGGGCGCCATTCCGGCTCGCTGATCCCGCTGGCGGCCCGCCTCGGTCGCACACTGATGGTGCTGGCCTGGCTGGTCTACGCGCTGCAGTCGTTCCGCGTCTATCGCCCGCTGTCCACCGCGCTGGTGACAGTGCTCACACATGAATTCCAGCTCGGCCTGTTGTCGATCAGCCTGGGCAGCCTCGGAGCATTTTCGCTGGCGATCTGGGCCGCCTTCTGGCTCGCCAAAACGATCCGTCTGGTGCTCTACGAAGACCTTCTGCCAGCGCTGGCCTTGCCGCGCGGGGTGGATGACAGCATCTCGACGCTGACCTACTACGGCATCCTGTTCATCGGTCTTCTGCTGGCGCTGGCCATGGCCGGCTTCCAGGTGGGGCAACTCGCTCTCGTCTTCGGTGCGCTCGGCGTCGGTATCGGTTTCGGCCTGCAGGACGTGGTGAAGAACTTCGTCGCCGGGCTGATCCTGATGTTCGAGCGACCGATCCGGGTGGGTGACCTGGTGGATGTGGCCGGGATGAGCGGCAAGGTCCGCGACATCGGCATGCGTGCCACGACCATCACCACCTTCGACGGTGCCGAGGTGGTGGTGCCGAACGGCATGCTGCTGGCCGACAAGCTGGTGAACTGGACGCTCAGCGGCAGCAGCCGGCGCATTCACGTCGCCGTCAGCACGGGCTACAGCGTGCGCCCCGGACAGACCATCGAACTGCTGGTGAGCATCGCGCGTGCGGTCGAAGGCATCGCCGCTTCGCCGGCCCCGATCGCCGTCCTGACCGGCTTGACCCCGGGGGCGCTGGAGTTCAGCGTGCGGGCGTGGACCAACCCGGGTTCCGACTGGGTGGCGGTGCACAGCACACTGTCCGTGGCGATTCGCGACGGCCTGGCGGAGGCTGGCGTCGAGGTGCCGTTGCCGCAACGCGAACTGCACCTGCGGCGCGCGTCCGGAGCACTCGTACCGCCGCCGGCTGCCGATCGGCAGCGGTAG
- a CDS encoding GntP family permease, with amino-acid sequence MGLLGILLGLGLLVWLAFRGWSVLGLAPVAALIAAAFAGDPLLANWTQTFMGSAAGFIAQFFPLFLLGALFGKLMDDSGSVTAIAHFMTERLGPNRAILAVVLAGALVTYGGVSVFVAMFVLAPMGQALFRAADVPNRLLPAAVMLGTATFTMSALPGTPAIQNAIPMPFFGTTPFAAPGLGFMAAGIMLAFGLWWLTRAESAARSGGEGFAAAIGSASRAAHDPVVRERATASHEFDPAEVEHGTRSPQLPGFGVALLPLIVVIAVNLAMSLLVLPRLDTSYLAELRWGETSLASVGGVWSVIVALALAIVVLYLLNRGRLLALRDTVDAGLNASALPVLSVASLVGFGAVVASLPAFAAVRDWVLGIEGGPLVGLALATNVLSALTGSASGGLTIALGALGETYMQLAAEHGIDPALMHRVAVIGAATLDSLPHNGAVVTLLAVCGATHRKSYLDIVMVAIVGALLALAAVIAVGSTVGSF; translated from the coding sequence ATGGGTCTGCTTGGCATCCTGCTCGGCCTCGGACTGCTCGTCTGGCTGGCTTTTCGCGGCTGGAGCGTGCTCGGGCTGGCTCCCGTCGCGGCGCTGATCGCGGCAGCTTTTGCGGGCGATCCCCTGCTCGCCAACTGGACCCAGACCTTCATGGGTTCGGCCGCGGGATTCATCGCGCAGTTCTTTCCGCTGTTCCTGCTCGGTGCATTGTTCGGCAAGCTGATGGACGACAGCGGATCGGTCACCGCCATCGCGCATTTCATGACCGAGCGACTCGGACCAAACCGTGCCATCCTGGCCGTCGTGCTGGCCGGCGCATTGGTGACCTATGGCGGTGTCAGCGTGTTCGTCGCGATGTTCGTCCTCGCCCCGATGGGCCAGGCGCTGTTCCGCGCCGCCGACGTTCCGAACCGGTTGCTCCCAGCGGCGGTGATGCTGGGCACCGCGACCTTCACGATGTCGGCCCTCCCGGGCACGCCGGCGATCCAGAATGCGATCCCGATGCCGTTCTTCGGCACCACGCCGTTCGCGGCGCCCGGCTTGGGCTTCATGGCCGCCGGCATCATGCTGGCCTTTGGCCTCTGGTGGCTGACGCGCGCCGAATCTGCCGCGCGCAGCGGCGGCGAAGGTTTTGCCGCCGCCATCGGTTCGGCCTCCCGGGCAGCGCACGACCCGGTGGTGCGCGAGCGCGCCACGGCGTCGCACGAATTCGATCCGGCAGAGGTCGAGCACGGCACGCGCAGTCCGCAACTGCCGGGATTCGGCGTCGCCCTGTTGCCGCTCATCGTCGTCATCGCGGTCAACCTGGCGATGTCGCTGCTGGTGCTGCCGCGCCTCGACACGAGCTACCTGGCGGAGCTGCGCTGGGGCGAAACCTCGCTGGCGAGCGTCGGCGGCGTCTGGTCGGTGATCGTCGCGCTGGCTTTGGCGATCGTCGTGCTGTACCTGCTCAACCGGGGCCGTCTGCTGGCGCTGCGCGACACGGTAGACGCGGGCCTCAATGCGTCGGCGCTGCCCGTGCTGAGTGTTGCCAGTCTGGTGGGCTTTGGTGCGGTCGTCGCGTCACTGCCCGCCTTCGCGGCTGTGCGCGACTGGGTACTGGGCATCGAAGGTGGTCCGCTGGTTGGCCTGGCGCTCGCCACCAATGTGCTCTCGGCACTTACCGGTTCGGCCTCGGGCGGTCTGACCATTGCCCTTGGCGCACTCGGAGAAACCTATATGCAGCTCGCCGCCGAGCATGGCATCGACCCGGCACTGATGCACCGCGTGGCGGTGATCGGTGCGGCGACGCTCGACAGCCTGCCGCACAACGGCGCCGTCGTGACCTTGCTCGCCGTCTGCGGCGCAACGCACCGGAAAAGCTACCTCGACATCGTCATGGTCGCGATTGTCGGCGCCTTGCTGGCGCTCGCTGCCGTCATTGCCGTGGGCTCGACAGTCGGTTCGTTCTAG
- a CDS encoding patatin-like phospholipase family protein encodes MSTKKIAIACQGGGTHAAFTWGVLTQILETKKAWDAEAGDEGKFDIISISGTSAGALCALATWYGLVPNASDADCGTLDKAIERLNFLWNNFAATTPAEIAHNQMVGTLLQWKAQGMPFPGSNPYSGHGDIGLSALAMMGARSDYLGFPELLAALCPDFATIDWAAVAKAERRVLVGAIEVLSGNFEIFDSNKTLEELGLLAHPPKFDQYDITRWRMRRAFSLEGVAASGTLPEILPAQVIGNTMFPTCEANKVVTRNAYYWDGLYSQNPPVRDLLDAATKAAKPDEIWVVRINPQEISPQSQKVSLEDIKDRENDLAGNLSLNQELDHILTINRWIAQHGDRHPPLQGRKIVEVRTIKMRRETAWGLRHTSKFDRSAGHFAKLREEGQTVAEQWLADWRARGKDFASYPNDARYPESA; translated from the coding sequence ATGAGCACGAAGAAAATCGCCATCGCCTGTCAAGGCGGTGGTACGCACGCAGCATTCACCTGGGGCGTTCTCACGCAGATCCTGGAAACCAAGAAGGCGTGGGATGCCGAGGCGGGAGATGAAGGCAAGTTCGACATCATCTCGATCAGCGGCACCTCTGCCGGAGCGCTTTGCGCCTTGGCCACCTGGTACGGACTGGTCCCGAACGCTTCGGACGCCGACTGCGGCACGCTCGACAAGGCGATCGAGCGGCTGAATTTCCTCTGGAACAACTTCGCTGCAACGACGCCGGCGGAAATCGCCCACAACCAGATGGTCGGCACGCTGCTGCAGTGGAAGGCGCAGGGGATGCCGTTCCCGGGATCGAATCCCTACTCGGGGCACGGCGATATCGGTCTATCGGCGCTGGCGATGATGGGTGCGCGCAGCGACTACCTGGGTTTCCCGGAGCTGCTCGCCGCGCTCTGTCCGGATTTCGCGACGATCGACTGGGCGGCGGTGGCGAAGGCCGAGCGGCGCGTCCTGGTCGGCGCGATCGAGGTGCTTAGCGGCAACTTCGAGATCTTCGATTCCAACAAGACGCTCGAGGAACTCGGTCTGCTCGCCCACCCACCGAAGTTCGATCAATACGACATCACGCGCTGGCGCATGCGGCGGGCTTTCTCGCTCGAAGGTGTGGCAGCGTCGGGGACGCTGCCCGAGATCCTGCCGGCGCAAGTCATCGGCAACACGATGTTCCCCACCTGCGAAGCGAACAAGGTCGTGACGCGAAACGCATACTACTGGGACGGCCTGTATTCGCAGAACCCTCCCGTTCGCGACCTCCTGGACGCCGCGACAAAGGCAGCAAAGCCTGACGAAATCTGGGTCGTGCGCATCAACCCTCAGGAGATCTCGCCGCAATCGCAGAAGGTCAGCCTCGAGGACATCAAGGATCGGGAGAACGACCTCGCCGGCAATCTCTCGCTCAACCAGGAGCTCGACCACATCCTGACGATCAATCGCTGGATCGCGCAACACGGCGATCGCCATCCGCCGCTGCAGGGCCGGAAGATCGTCGAGGTGCGGACCATCAAGATGAGGCGCGAAACCGCCTGGGGTCTCCGGCACACGTCGAAATTCGACCGCAGCGCTGGCCATTTCGCCAAACTTCGCGAGGAAGGGCAGACGGTTGCCGAACAGTGGCTGGCGGATTGGCGCGCACGCGGCAAGGATTTTGCCTCGTATCCGAACGATGCCCGCTACCCGGAGTCGGCCTGA